A single genomic interval of Labrus mixtus chromosome 6, fLabMix1.1, whole genome shotgun sequence harbors:
- the klhl31 gene encoding kelch-like protein 31, whose amino-acid sequence MAPKKSKTTKKSKGDINEMTILVEDSPINKINGLNTLLEGGNGFSCISTEVNDSVYAPNLLEGLSNMRQESFLCDLTVSTKSKSFDVHKVVMASCSEYVRNILKKDSSLQKVELNDLSPVGLATAITYAYSGKLTLSLYSIGSTIAAAILLQIGTLVKMCSDFLMQELSVENCMYVANIADAYDLKETKEAAQKFMRENFIEFSEMEQFLKLTYEQISDFLSDDSLQLPSEITAFQIAMKWLDFDEKRLKYAADLLTHIRFGTISAQDLVNHVQSVPRMMQDAECHRLLVDAMNYHLLPFQQNILQSRRTKVRGGLRVVLTVGGRPALTEKSLSKDVLYRDSDNVWNKLTEMPAKSFNQCVAVLDGFLYVAGGEDQNDARNQAKHAVSNFCRYDPRFNTWNHLSNMIQRRTHFSLNTFNGLLFAIGGRNGDGVQASVECYVPSSNQWQMKAPMEVPRCCHGSSLVDGKILVSGGYINNAYSRAVCSYDPSTDSWQDKSSLSTPRGWHCAATLGDRAYVFGGSQLGGRGERVDVLAVESYNPQNGQWSYCTPLLTGVSTAGISTLNNKVYLLGGWNEGEKKYKKCIQVYNPDLNEWTEDDELPEATVGISCCVVTIPTRKTRESRASSASSAPVSI is encoded by the exons ATGGCACCCAAAAAGAGCAAGACGACCAAGAAGAGCAAAGGAGACATAAATGAGATGACCATCTTGGTGGAGGACAGCCCCATCAACAAGATCAATGGGTTAAACACTCTGCTGGAGGGAGGAAACGGCTTCAGCTGCATCTCGACCGAAGTCAACGATTCCGTGTACGCCCCGAACCTGCTGGAGGGTTTGAGCAACATGAGGCAGGAGAGCTTCCTCTGTGATCTGACCGTCTCCACCAAGTCAAAGTCATTCGACGTCCACAAGGTCGTCATGGCCTCCTGCAGCGAGTACGTCCGGAACATCTTGAAGAAGGATTCGTCCCTCCAGAAGGTTGAGCTGAACGACCTGTCGCCGGTCGGCCTCGCCACTGCGATCACGTACGCTTACTCCGGAAAGCTGACCCTGTCCCTGTACAGCATCGGGAGCACGATCGCCGCCGCCATACTGCTGCAAATAGGCACTTTGGTGAAGATGTGCAGCGACTTCCTCATGCAGGAGCTCAGTGTGGAGAACTGCATGTACGTGGCCAACATCGCTGACGCCTACGACCTAAAAGAAACCAAGGAGGCGGCGCAGAAGTTCATGCGCGAGAACTTCATCGAGTTTTCCGAGATGGAGCAGTTCCTGAAGCTCACCTACGAGCAGATCAGCGACTTCCTCTCCGATGACTCCCTGCAGCTTCCCTCCGAGATCACGGCCTTCCAGATCGCCATGAAGTGGTTGGACTTCGACGAGAAGAGGTTGAAGTACGCGGCGGACCTCCTGACCCACATCCGCTTCGGCACCATCTCCGCCCAAGACCTGGTGAACCACGTCCAGAGCGTGCCCAGGATGATGCAGGACGCGGAGTGCCACCGTCTCCTCGTCGACGCCATGAATTACCACCTGCTGCCGTTCCAGCAGAACATCCTCCAGTCACGGAGAACGAAGGTACGCGGCGGCCTGAGGGTGGTTCTCACAGTTGGCGGACGCCCGGCCTTGACGGAGAAATCTCTCAGCAAAGATGTGCTCTACAGAGATTCAGATAATGTGTGGAATAAGTTGACGGAAATGCCCGCAAAGAGCTTCAATCAGTGCGTTGCAGTCTTGGATGGCTTCCTTTACGTAGCAGGTGGTGAGGACCAGAATGATGCAAGAAACCAGGCCAAGCATGCTGTCAGCAACTTCTGCAG ATACGACCCAAGATTCAACACTTGGAACCACTTGAGCAACATGATCCAGAGGCGTACCCACTTCAGTCTCAACACCTTCAATGGTCTCTTGTTCGCCATCGGAGGGCGGAATGGAGATGGTGTTCAGGCCTCGGTGGAGTGCTACGTGCCCTCGTCCAACCAGTGGCAGATGAAGGCGCCCATGGAGGTGCCCCGCTGCTGCCACGGAAGCTCCCTCGTAGACGGCAAGATCCTTGTGTCAGGAGGTTACATCAACAACGCCTACTCCAGAGCCGTGTGCTCATACGACCCGTCGACCGACTCCTGGCAGGACAAGAGCAGCCTGAGCACACCTCGAGGCTGGCACTGCGCCGCCACGCTGGGCGACCGCGCCTACGTCTTCGGCGGCAGTCAGCTGGGAGGTCGCGGGGAGAGGGTGGATGTCCTCGCCGTCGAGTCTTACAACCCTCAAAACGGGCAGTGGAGCTACTGTACGCCTCTTCTCACAGGTGTGAGCACAGCAGGTATTTCCACTCTAAACAACAAGGTGTATCTCCTCGGGGGCTGGAACGAGGGCGAGAAGAAGTACAAGAAATGCATTCAGGTTTACAACCCTGACCTCAACGAATGGACTGAGGACGACGAGCTGCCAGAAGCTACAGTCGGCATTTCATGCTGTGTGGTCACCATCCCCACGCGGAAAACACGAGAGTCCAGAGCCAGTTCAGCATCTTCTGCACCAGTCAGTATATAA